CAGGATATTCACCCGTGTCGGTGCAAGCGATGATCTGTCCGCAGGTCAGTCCACCTTTATGGTCGAGATGACCGAGGTTGCAACTATCCTTAACGAAGCGACCAAAAACTCACTCGTTATCCTTGACGAGATAGGCAGAGGAACATCGACCTACGACGGCGTGTCAATAGCAAAAGCGGTAGCCGAGTACATAAGCTCAAAGGCTATCGGCTGCAAGACGCTTTTCGCAACGCATTACCACGAGCTTATTTCGCTTGAAAACGAGCTTGACGGTGTGCGTAACTACAGCGTAAAGGTAAAGCGAAGCGGCGAGGATATAAAGTTCCTGCACAAGATAGTCGAGGGCGGCACGGACGACAGCTACGGCATAGAGGTCGCACGTCTTGCAGGACTTCCGAAGAAGGTCACCGACAGAGCAAAACAGCTTCTTGCCGAGCTTGAAAAAGCACCGAAAATACAGCGTGAGCTTGAACTGAGAGCCGAGGAGGAATCCGAAAGCCAGATTGACTTCGAGGCAACAGGCAGGCAGAACGTTATAGCCGAGATAAAAAACCTCGACCTTGACGATATGACGCCGAGAGAGGCTTACGCAAAGCTTGAAGAACTAAAAGCAATGTTATAAAGAAAAGGAAAACCAATGCCCGAAATCAGACTGCTTGATAAAAGCGTAGCGGAGCTTATTGCGGCAGGCGAGGTCATAGAGCGCCCGTCCTCCGTAATAAAGGAGCTTGTGGAAAATTCAATAGACGCAGGCGCACGGCATATCACCGTTGAGATAAAGCACGGCGGTATCAGCTATATGCGTATAACGGACGACGGTTGCGGCATAGCTTACGCTCAGATGCCGACAGCTTTTCTCCGTCACGCCACAAGCAAGATACGCACTGGCGACGACCTTACAGGCATTATGACTATGGGCTTCAGAGGAGAAGCGCTGGCGTCCGTTGCGGCGGTCGCAAAGATAGAGATGATGTCACGGCAGGACGGCGATGAACTCGGCGGACGTTACATTATCGAAGGCGGCGAGGAAAAGGAACACGAATCCTGCGGCTGTCCCACAGGCACGACTATCGTGATAAAGGAGCTTTTCTACAACACTCCCGCACGACTTAAATTCCTCAAAAAAGACATATCCGAGGGCAATTTCATAGCGGCAACGGTCGACAGGCTTGCTCTTTCCCACCCCGATATTTCCTTCAGATTCATAAGAGATAACAAAAGCGTCAGAATGACATCGGGCGACGGTTCGCTCTTATCTGCGGCAAAGGCGGTATCCGGCAGACAGTTTGCCGACAGCCTTATTCCCGTTGACTTTTCGCTTAACGGCATAGATGTAAGCGGTTATGTTTCATCTCCGCTTTTCTGCCGTAACAGCAGAAGTATGCAGACGTTTTTCGTGAACACAAGATATATAAAAAGCACCACCTGTATGGCGGCGCTTGAGGAGGCATATCGTAACAGTATGATGGTCGGAAAATTCCCTGCCTGCATACTGAACATATCGCTTTCTCCCGAAACTGTCGATGTAAACGTACACCCCGCAAAGACCGAGATACGCTTCGCTTATGAAAAGCCTGTGTTCGATGCGGTGTATTTTGCGGTAAAGAACGCACTGGTGAACGCCGCAGACGATAAACGGCAGATAGAGCTTGAAAAACCGAAGAAATACGATAACGCAGACGATTATTTCAGGCACAACCCCGAAATAATAAAGCGTGAACAGCAGACGCTCGCACATATCCCCGTAACGCTTCCGCTTTTGTCTGAGGAACGTCCGGTCGTTGATATAAAGCCCGAAGAACCGACCGAAACGGTAAAGGCTGAAAAAATATACGGCGACAGCACAATAAAGCCCGTTTCACTGCACAGCACACGCTCGGACTACAGCACAGGACCCGAAGAAAATACAAGTGAAGCTATTGACGAAATACCTTTGCCAAAAGAGCCGCACATTCCGTCATATAAGGCGGTAAGCAGCAGTGTTGTTGTCACCGTTGACGATGATACGGACGATATTCCCGTAACAGCACCGCAAACTGACGAAGGCTTCAGATTTATAAACGCAAAGCCGATAACGGTTGAAAGGATAGACGAGCCGAAGCCCGAAAAAACAAGTGTTCGTGTTATCGGAGAATTTTTAAAGACCTATATACTGTGCGAGGCGGACGAGGAGCTTATAATAATCGACAAGCACGCCGCCCACGAACGCATAAGGTTTGAAAAGCTGAAAGAGGAGTTTGTAACCACCTCACAGCTTCTTATCGACAAAACCGAGCTTAAGCTGTCACCCGAAGAATACGAGGCACTGCACGAGTATTACGAATATGTGGAGCAAAGCGGTATAGAGCTTGTTTTCTGCGATGACAGCACAGTGCAGATAACCGCAATGCCGTCCGTAGTGAAATGCTCGCCGCAGGAAATAGTATCCGATGTCGCACAACGGCTTATGAACACTGCCACCGACCAGAAAGGCGCTCTCTTTGACGATATGCTTCATACGATGGCTTGCAAGTCGGCGATAAAGGCGCACGATGATACGGATATTCTCGAATTGCAGGCGCTTGCCGACAGAGTGATGAATGACAGGACAATACGTTTTTGTCCGCACGGCAGGCCGGTTATGACCGCACTTTCAAAATACAGGATAGAACGCTTCTTCAACAGGAGTTGAGTTATGGATAAACAGTTTATCGTAGTGGTATGCGGACCTACCGCTTCGGGCAAGACCGCTCTTTCGGTCGAGCTTGCAAAAAGGCTTTCGGGCGAGATAATTTCAGCCGATTCTATGCAGATATACAGAGGTATGAACATAGCCACCGCAAAGCCGACCAAAGAGGAAAAGCAGGGCATACCGCATTACCTTATGGATTTTCTCGACCCTCATGACAGCTTTTCGGTAGCCGACTATGTTAAGGCGGCACACGGTATTATCGCAGATATAGCGGCACGAGGAAAGCTCCCGATAATAACCGGCGGCACAGGCCTTTATATAAGCTCTCTTATCGACAATCTCAGCTTTGAGGAAACCGAGTGCGACTACGCATACCGTGACGAACTGCGTAAGCTTGCACAGGAAAAGGGCAACGGTTTTCTGCTCGGAATGCTCCGTGAAATTGATTCCGAAACGGCGGAAAAGCTCCACGAGAACAATCTCAACAGGATAATAAGAGCACTTGAGGTCTACAAGACTACGGGAAAGACAATGAGCGAGCAACAGCGCCTTTCAAGGCTTGCCCCTTCGCCGTATGAGCCGTGTATGATACAGCTTGACTATGACAGGGAAACGCTGTACGACCGCATAAACAGGCGTGTTGACATAATGCTTGCAGAAGGACTTGTCGAGGAGGCAAGGCAGTTTATGAAACAGTCTGATTATCCCACTGCGGCGCAGGCGATAGGCTATAAGGAGCTTATGCCGTATCTTAAAGGCGAAAGCCCTCTTACACCTTGCGTAGAGCGGCTGAAGCAGGAAACCAGAAAATACGCAAAGCGTCAGCTTACATGGTTCCGCCGTGACGAAAGAATCCATTATATCAAGGCTGACGGAGGAAAGAACTTTTCGCAGATTGTTGACGAGGCAATAGATTATATCGGCAGTGTAAGAAACAAAAGCAAGTGAAATTCTCACTTGTCGAAAAAATCTCCCCAAACTGCCATAAAGCTATGGAATTTTCAATCAATATGTGTTACAATATAAGTTAAGCTATCTGTAGCTGTGATTTGTCACAAAAACAGTTATGATTTTATTTTATTTTATGTTCCGCAAAAAAAGCGGAGAAAAGAAAGGACGTAATCAAAATGGCAAAGGAACTCAATTTACAGGACGTATTTTTAAATCAGGCGAGAAAAGAGAAGATACCTGTAACTATCTACATTACAAACGGCTTTCAGTTCAAGGGACTTGTAAGAGGTTTTGACAATTACACTGTCATCCTTGATACAGACGGAAAGCAGAACCTGATATACAAGCACGCTATCTCGACAATAACACCTCTCAGAGCTGTATCCATCCTTGACGCATTCGACAGGACGGACAGCGAAGACGTAAAAGAATAAGGGTATATGGACAGGACGTTAACAACAAAGCTTGTAACGGTGGTTCTTGCCGTATTCCTGCTCCTGACCATCGCAGGTCAGTTTTTTGCGGGAAACGACCACTCCTATAAAACAGAGGTGGCGCTGAAGTACGATTCTCAGGATACTATCGAGTTTTACGGCGTGTTCGCACGAAACGAGCATACCGTCAGCCGTAAGATAAACGGCACGATACAGTATGAGCATGAGGACGGCTCAAAGGTCGGCAAGAACAGCGTTATAGCCAATGCTTACGGCTCGGCGGCTGATATATCGCTTACTGCGGATATAAATAAGCTGAAAACGAGGATAGACACGCTGACAGACGCACAGAGCCTTGTCGGTACGGATAATTCTCAGATAGAGGCTTTTGACAAGCTGATAACCGAAAAGCACAGCAAGCTGATAACAGCTATAAACAACGGCGATTATACTGCCGTTTCACAGCTTAAATACGAAATGCTCAACCTGCAGAGCAAGCGTGATATGGTCAAGGGCAAGGTGAATGATTATTCATCGGTGATTTCGGCGCTCAACTCAAAGATAAAGACGCTTGAGGGCAGGATTTCGGCTTCGCCCGTTCAGGTCACGGCTGATGAAACAGGCTATTTCGTAAGCAGCATCGACGGGTACGAGAGCAAGATAACATACGATAACATCGACAGTATAACGCCTGCGGAAATTTCCGAAACGGTAAAGACACCCGAGCTTACAACAGCGTCCGGCGACATAATCGGCAAGATGATAGACGATTATAAGTGGAAGCTGGCGGCGACCTTTACAGAAGGTCAGGCGGCTGTCCTTACGGAAAATACAAAGGTACGGCTGATACTCGGCGCAGACCAGACGGAGATAACCGCAAAGGTCGAAAATGTCGAAAAGTACGACAACGATTATGTTGCGATATTCTCTGCAGACGATCTGAATTCGGTTATCGCCTCGTCAAGAGTCGGCAGGTTCAAGCTGCTTGTAGACAGCTATAACGGTATACGCATAGCTTCGTCCGCTATCCATTTTGACAAGGAAAACAACATCGGAGTCTATGTGAAAAAAGGCTCTCAGGCTTACTTCGTACAGGTAGACCGCATATATTCAAGCGAGGATTATGTCATTGTCCGTGATACTTCGGGACAAGCGGGTTATCTGTCGCTTTACGATGATGTTATAGTTGAAGGGAAGGATCTTTATGACGGAAAGAATCTCTAAATCCGCCGAAGAAACAACGCTTGAGGATATAAAGCTCAATTATACGGCTGTAAAACAGAACATAGCCGAAGCTATGGATAAAGCAGGACGATGCGATACGGTTCGCATTATGGCGGTCACAAAAACAGTACCCTGCGAAAAGATAAATTATGCCGAAAGTCTTGGCATAGACCTTCTGGGTGAAAACAGAGTACAGGAATTTCTCGGAAAATACGAAAATTATTCGGAAAAATCCGAAATTCACTTCATCGGGGGCTTGCAAAAAAACAAAGTAAAGTATATAATTGATAAGGTGAGTATGATACATTCGGTCGACAGTGTCGAGCTTGCGGCTGAGATAGACCGCAGAGCAGGAAGTCACGGACTTGTAAAGGACATACTCCTTGAGATCAATATAGGCGGCGAGGAGTCAAAGGGCGGTATTGCACCGTCTGAGCTTATCGAAACGGCAAAAGCTGTATCCGGACTTGAAAACGTCAGGATAAGAGGGCTTATGACCATTCCGCCTGTGAATTGCGACGAAAAGTATTTTGCGTCAATGCAGGAGCTTTTTGAAAATTCAAAGCAGAAATATTCTTTCCTGTCCGGCATGGATACGCTGTCAATGGGTATGTCGGGCGATTATGCAACAGCCGTAAAGTACGGCTCAACGTTAGTCAGGATAGGCAGCGGTCTTTTCGGCTACAGAAACTATTCGAAAATATAAAAACGGAGGAACAAACAATGAGCGCATTAGAAGGACTTAAAAATTCAATCAGAAGATGGGGCGGATCGGATGACGATGAGAGCTACTCAAACGAGCTTGAATCCGCAAAGGAAGAACCTGTGCAGGAGGCTCCTTCACGCAGCTCGTCACAGGCTTCAAACGCAAATAAGATATACACTTATAATGCAAGCACAACTCTGCACCTTGTTGTAAACAGACCCAAGAAGCTGTCCGATACAGCCGAGATAGCAGAGCTTTACAAGAACAAGACAACGGTTATCCTTATGCTCAACAACACAAATAAGGATATAGCTACCCGTATCATCGACTTCTTAGGCGGTGTAAGCTACATAACGGGCGGCGAGATAAAGAGGATCGCAGATACAACATACGTTCTCGCACCTTACAATGTTGATATTTCAGGCGAATTCATAGACGAAATCAGCAGCATTTCGGGCGAGGATATTTTCGACGATCTGGACTGATATGGCAGACCGTGAACTTGTCAAAGATATACAAAATGCGGCGAGGGACTGCCTTGACAGATCCCGCCCGTATTTTACCCGTTTTCTGTCCGAAAGCGAGCTTGCACAGATAAGAGCTGTCGGTATCCCGAAAGGGCTTACGGCATTGCTTTGTGCAGGCACAGGAAATGCAGATCCGCTCAGATGCTGTCTTGGACTTTTCCCGTCATATTATTTTGACGGCAGTGCGATTTCCGATGCATCCTATGCCGTTGTGTCCGATGAAAACACGGCTGAACAGTTCCCGATAAAAGCGGTGACGTTCACCTTCAGGAAAGAGGACAGTGTGACCCACAGAGATGTGCTGGGTTCGCTTATGGCGCTCGGTATTGAGCGTGACACTGTCGGGGATATTTTCGTTACCGACGGGAAGGCGGCAGTGTTTGTCTACGAAAAGGTAGCACCGCTTATTTCAGACAGTATAACGAAAATAGGCAGGGTAGGAGTGCAGGTGGATATTGGCATTACCGCAGGTTTTACTTTGCCCGCAAGAAAATATGAGGAGATGCGGTTTTCGGTAGCTTCAATGCGCCTTGACAATATTGTCAGATGCGTCGCCTGTACGTCAAGGACAGGCGCTGTGGAAAAGTATATTACGCCACAGCTTGTGACGCTGAACGGCACGGTATGTACCGATGTGTCAAAGCAGCTAAGCGAGGGCGATGTGTTTTCCGTCAGAGGAAAAGGCAAGTTCATATTGCAGTGTATCGGTGAAACAGGCAGAAAAGGTAATATACATATTACGATTAAAAAATATATTTAGAGTACATTTAGGAGGACTTTCCCGTGAATGCTAAAGATATAGTATCCAAAGAATTTGATACGGTTAAGCGTGGCGGTTACGATGCCGCCGAGGTAGATACTTTCTTAAAGGACGTATCTATCGAATACAAGAAACTGCAGAATGAAAACGAGGAGCTTGAAAAGAAGCTGGAGGTTCTTGCGGAAAAAATAAGAGAGTACCGTAAGGATGAGGACGCTCTGAGAGATGCTCTGCTCATTGCAAAAAAGCAGGGTATAGCTGTAGTGAACGAGGCTAAGGAAGATGCCGAAAAGATAAGAAAAGACGCTCAGGAAAAGGCTGAAAAGACTATCAAGGATGCGGACGCTCTTGCGGCAAAGAAGAAGGAGCTCGGTGAGAAGAATCTTGCCGAAGCAAACGCAAAAGCAAAGCAGACCGTTGACGATGCCAATGCAAAGGCTGCCGAGATTCACACAATTATGATGCAGCAGACTGAAAGAGAGCAGATTGTTCTCCAGAGAACAAGAAAAGAAGTGCAGGACTATACAAACAAGATTCTTGCCGCATACAGCGCACATATCGAGAATATAAAGGCTATGCCCAAGGCTTGTGAGAATGAGTTCGTGATAAATACCGTTAAGGAAGTTGAGGCGAGAAAGCCTGAGGACAGCGCATTTGCAAAGAAGCCTGCTCCTGCTCCGGCAAAGCCTGCGCCTGAAGCAAAGCCTGCACCCGAAGCTAAGCCTGCACCTGCTCCGGTAAAGCCCGCTCCCGAAGCTAAGCCTGCTCCCGCTCCCGAAAAAAAGGCGGAAGAAAAGGTAACGGGTGAATCTGTGCTGTTCAGCCTTAAAAACGAGAAGGAAGAAAAGAATGCTCCCACATCCGAACTTGAGTTCGGAAAGAACAAGTAATTATAATAACTGAAATAACGTCAGAAAAATACCGGACAACGAAAGGAATCGGAATTAATGCTATATATCGCTCTTGCGGCAGCCGCAGGACTTATCGGGCTTGACCAGCTGACAAAGATACTGATTGACAGTAATATGCAGCTTCACCAGTCAATACCGATAATATCATTCGGAGATACAAATGTACTGAATATCACCTACGAGAGAAATCCCGGAGCCGCTTTCAGTATCCTTGAGGGAAAACAGCTGTTTCTTATACTGTTTACGGCTGTGGTTATCGTTGTTATGCTGTATCTGATGCTTTCAAAAAGAGTGAAGAAGCCGACGTATATATGGTCCATGTCGCTTATAGTGGCAGGCGGTATCGGTAACCTTATCGACAGAGTGATAAGAGGCGAGGTAGTTGATTTTATCGATGTAAGGATAATCAACTTCGCCGTGTTCAATGTTGCGGATATATGCGCCGTTCTCGGAGCACTTGGATTACTGCTTTTTGTTGTAGCAGACGAGATAAAAGAGCAGAAGAACAAACGCTCGGCAAAGAAAAGTACAGCAGCCGGGGAAATAGAGAAATCAACAAACGAAGATAAATAACACCGCTATGGAGGGTAACGTTGCATTACGAATTTACCTGTAAAACAGGCGGCGAAAGAACAGACAAGTTTCTTGCATTGCAGGATACGGGAATAACCAGATCAGCAGCCGCCGCTCTTATTGAGCAGGGCTGCTGTCTTGTAAACGGGAAAATTGCCGCCAAGAATCAGAAACTCAAAACGGGAGATACAGTGACGCTTGATGTGCCGGAGGCTCAGCCTGCGGATATTCTGCCCGAAAATATACCTCTTGATATAGTCTACGAGGACAGCGACCTG
This window of the [Eubacterium] siraeum genome carries:
- the mutL gene encoding DNA mismatch repair endonuclease MutL; its protein translation is MPEIRLLDKSVAELIAAGEVIERPSSVIKELVENSIDAGARHITVEIKHGGISYMRITDDGCGIAYAQMPTAFLRHATSKIRTGDDLTGIMTMGFRGEALASVAAVAKIEMMSRQDGDELGGRYIIEGGEEKEHESCGCPTGTTIVIKELFYNTPARLKFLKKDISEGNFIAATVDRLALSHPDISFRFIRDNKSVRMTSGDGSLLSAAKAVSGRQFADSLIPVDFSLNGIDVSGYVSSPLFCRNSRSMQTFFVNTRYIKSTTCMAALEEAYRNSMMVGKFPACILNISLSPETVDVNVHPAKTEIRFAYEKPVFDAVYFAVKNALVNAADDKRQIELEKPKKYDNADDYFRHNPEIIKREQQTLAHIPVTLPLLSEERPVVDIKPEEPTETVKAEKIYGDSTIKPVSLHSTRSDYSTGPEENTSEAIDEIPLPKEPHIPSYKAVSSSVVVTVDDDTDDIPVTAPQTDEGFRFINAKPITVERIDEPKPEKTSVRVIGEFLKTYILCEADEELIIIDKHAAHERIRFEKLKEEFVTTSQLLIDKTELKLSPEEYEALHEYYEYVEQSGIELVFCDDSTVQITAMPSVVKCSPQEIVSDVAQRLMNTATDQKGALFDDMLHTMACKSAIKAHDDTDILELQALADRVMNDRTIRFCPHGRPVMTALSKYRIERFFNRS
- the miaA gene encoding tRNA (adenosine(37)-N6)-dimethylallyltransferase MiaA, encoding MDKQFIVVVCGPTASGKTALSVELAKRLSGEIISADSMQIYRGMNIATAKPTKEEKQGIPHYLMDFLDPHDSFSVADYVKAAHGIIADIAARGKLPIITGGTGLYISSLIDNLSFEETECDYAYRDELRKLAQEKGNGFLLGMLREIDSETAEKLHENNLNRIIRALEVYKTTGKTMSEQQRLSRLAPSPYEPCMIQLDYDRETLYDRINRRVDIMLAEGLVEEARQFMKQSDYPTAAQAIGYKELMPYLKGESPLTPCVERLKQETRKYAKRQLTWFRRDERIHYIKADGGKNFSQIVDEAIDYIGSVRNKSK
- the hfq gene encoding RNA chaperone Hfq; translation: MAKELNLQDVFLNQARKEKIPVTIYITNGFQFKGLVRGFDNYTVILDTDGKQNLIYKHAISTITPLRAVSILDAFDRTDSEDVKE
- a CDS encoding YggS family pyridoxal phosphate-dependent enzyme; translation: MTERISKSAEETTLEDIKLNYTAVKQNIAEAMDKAGRCDTVRIMAVTKTVPCEKINYAESLGIDLLGENRVQEFLGKYENYSEKSEIHFIGGLQKNKVKYIIDKVSMIHSVDSVELAAEIDRRAGSHGLVKDILLEINIGGEESKGGIAPSELIETAKAVSGLENVRIRGLMTIPPVNCDEKYFASMQELFENSKQKYSFLSGMDTLSMGMSGDYATAVKYGSTLVRIGSGLFGYRNYSKI
- a CDS encoding cell division protein SepF; translation: MSALEGLKNSIRRWGGSDDDESYSNELESAKEEPVQEAPSRSSSQASNANKIYTYNASTTLHLVVNRPKKLSDTAEIAELYKNKTTVILMLNNTNKDIATRIIDFLGGVSYITGGEIKRIADTTYVLAPYNVDISGEFIDEISSISGEDIFDDLD
- a CDS encoding YlmH/Sll1252 family protein; the encoded protein is MADRELVKDIQNAARDCLDRSRPYFTRFLSESELAQIRAVGIPKGLTALLCAGTGNADPLRCCLGLFPSYYFDGSAISDASYAVVSDENTAEQFPIKAVTFTFRKEDSVTHRDVLGSLMALGIERDTVGDIFVTDGKAAVFVYEKVAPLISDSITKIGRVGVQVDIGITAGFTLPARKYEEMRFSVASMRLDNIVRCVACTSRTGAVEKYITPQLVTLNGTVCTDVSKQLSEGDVFSVRGKGKFILQCIGETGRKGNIHITIKKYI
- a CDS encoding DivIVA domain-containing protein — protein: MNAKDIVSKEFDTVKRGGYDAAEVDTFLKDVSIEYKKLQNENEELEKKLEVLAEKIREYRKDEDALRDALLIAKKQGIAVVNEAKEDAEKIRKDAQEKAEKTIKDADALAAKKKELGEKNLAEANAKAKQTVDDANAKAAEIHTIMMQQTEREQIVLQRTRKEVQDYTNKILAAYSAHIENIKAMPKACENEFVINTVKEVEARKPEDSAFAKKPAPAPAKPAPEAKPAPEAKPAPAPVKPAPEAKPAPAPEKKAEEKVTGESVLFSLKNEKEEKNAPTSELEFGKNK
- the lspA gene encoding signal peptidase II; amino-acid sequence: MLYIALAAAAGLIGLDQLTKILIDSNMQLHQSIPIISFGDTNVLNITYERNPGAAFSILEGKQLFLILFTAVVIVVMLYLMLSKRVKKPTYIWSMSLIVAGGIGNLIDRVIRGEVVDFIDVRIINFAVFNVADICAVLGALGLLLFVVADEIKEQKNKRSAKKSTAAGEIEKSTNEDK